The proteins below are encoded in one region of Peribacillus muralis:
- a CDS encoding amino acid permease, giving the protein MISLGGAIGTGLFLGSGPAIHSAGPGGALVAYAVIGIMVYFIMTSLGELASFMPVSGAFSTYATRFIDPAIGFALGWNYWFTWAMTLAAELSAATMVMKFWFPHSPSFLWSSMFLVLIFLLNYISVKGYGEGEYWFSLIKVATIVIFIVVGILMIFGIMNGEAIGFKNFTVGDAPFAGGFLATLGIFIAAGFSFQGTEIVGVAAGESEDPAKNVPKAVRSIFWRIFLFYILAILIIGLIVPYTNGSLQGHTIMVSPFTMVFEKVGLAFAASVMNAIILTAVLSAGNSSLYVTSRMLYSMANEGLAPKIFGKLNKRGVPIWGLIVTSLVGMLAFFASVFGDGVIYVWLMNAVGVTGFIFWLGIAASHYRFRKAYIAQGHSLADLPYLSKWFPFGPIFSFVLCFFVLLAQNYQAFLGDHINWAGVMAAYLGIPFFLVMWLGYKFIKKTKVIPLEKCQIDFNEHRNM; this is encoded by the coding sequence ATGATTTCATTAGGCGGCGCAATTGGAACGGGACTTTTTCTTGGAAGCGGCCCGGCCATCCATTCTGCAGGGCCGGGCGGGGCATTGGTTGCATATGCCGTCATTGGCATCATGGTTTATTTCATTATGACAAGTCTAGGGGAATTGGCTTCATTCATGCCAGTCAGCGGCGCTTTCAGTACCTATGCCACAAGATTCATCGATCCCGCAATCGGATTTGCGCTTGGCTGGAACTATTGGTTCACATGGGCGATGACGCTTGCCGCGGAACTCTCTGCCGCAACGATGGTCATGAAATTCTGGTTTCCCCACAGTCCATCATTTTTATGGAGTTCCATGTTTTTAGTTTTGATATTCCTATTGAATTACATATCCGTTAAAGGGTATGGCGAAGGGGAATATTGGTTTTCACTCATCAAGGTCGCGACAATTGTCATTTTTATCGTTGTCGGTATATTGATGATATTCGGAATCATGAACGGAGAGGCGATCGGTTTTAAAAATTTCACGGTAGGTGACGCGCCGTTTGCTGGCGGGTTCTTGGCGACATTGGGAATTTTCATAGCTGCTGGCTTTTCTTTTCAAGGAACGGAAATCGTCGGTGTGGCAGCGGGTGAGAGCGAGGACCCTGCCAAAAATGTTCCCAAGGCCGTTCGCAGCATCTTTTGGCGAATATTCCTCTTTTATATTTTAGCGATATTGATCATCGGCTTGATTGTTCCTTATACGAATGGGAGTCTTCAGGGACATACGATCATGGTCAGCCCGTTCACGATGGTATTCGAAAAAGTGGGACTGGCATTTGCAGCTTCGGTGATGAATGCCATCATCTTAACCGCCGTATTATCCGCAGGTAATTCAAGTCTCTATGTGACAAGCCGTATGCTGTACTCCATGGCAAATGAAGGGCTGGCACCAAAGATCTTCGGAAAGCTCAATAAACGCGGCGTTCCGATCTGGGGACTTATCGTCACTTCACTTGTAGGCATGCTCGCATTTTTCGCTTCCGTTTTCGGTGACGGAGTGATATATGTTTGGCTGATGAATGCTGTCGGAGTCACGGGTTTTATTTTTTGGCTTGGCATAGCGGCGAGTCATTACCGCTTTCGCAAGGCATACATCGCTCAAGGGCACTCATTGGCTGACCTTCCCTATCTGTCAAAATGGTTTCCCTTCGGTCCGATATTTTCGTTTGTCCTTTGTTTCTTCGTTTTATTGGCGCAAAACTATCAAGCTTTCCTGGGAGACCATATCAATTGGGCCGGTGTGATGGCTGCTTATCTTGGCATCCCGTTTTTTCTGGTGATGTGGCTTGGCTATAAGTTCATTAAGAAAACGAAAGTGATCCCGCTGGAAAAGTGCCAGATTGATTTTAATGAACACAGGAATATGTAA
- a CDS encoding nucleoside hydrolase: protein MKSIIFDVDTGIDDALAMAYALHSPELEILGFTTCFGNVAVEDATRNTLAVLEKLDRHIPVFSGAGQTLNRGEKKKYPKHVHGEDGLGNTLDFEWAPTLQASQGHAVDFIIEQVKSRPDEITIIAVGPLTNIALAIKKDPEIMSLVKEVIIMGGAVKVPGNVNPYAEANIISDPDAADLVLSSGVPVTLVGLDVTMQTCLPKSKLDEWSATGKESAQFLAEMTNYYMKAYDSSHPGLGGCALHDPLAVGVAIDSDFVSTESMNIKVVTEGEETGRTIGQPDSESRIRVCTDVDAARFVKHFLERVIRS, encoded by the coding sequence ATGAAATCAATCATATTCGATGTCGATACAGGAATTGATGATGCCCTGGCGATGGCATATGCACTACATTCCCCAGAATTGGAGATACTCGGTTTTACGACCTGCTTCGGTAATGTGGCCGTTGAAGATGCGACTCGCAATACGCTAGCTGTTTTGGAAAAGTTAGATCGCCATATACCGGTATTCAGCGGAGCCGGACAAACATTGAACCGCGGGGAAAAGAAGAAATACCCAAAACATGTTCATGGCGAAGATGGGCTTGGAAATACACTTGATTTTGAGTGGGCACCAACCCTCCAAGCATCACAAGGACATGCGGTGGATTTCATCATCGAACAAGTGAAAAGCCGTCCCGATGAGATTACAATCATTGCAGTCGGGCCTCTGACCAATATCGCTTTGGCGATTAAAAAAGATCCGGAAATCATGTCCCTCGTTAAAGAGGTGATCATAATGGGCGGTGCCGTAAAAGTGCCGGGGAATGTAAACCCTTACGCAGAAGCGAACATCATATCCGATCCCGATGCAGCCGACCTTGTATTATCATCAGGTGTGCCAGTTACCTTGGTGGGGCTTGATGTGACGATGCAAACGTGTCTGCCGAAATCGAAGCTTGATGAATGGAGTGCAACCGGTAAGGAATCTGCCCAATTTCTTGCGGAAATGACCAACTATTATATGAAGGCGTACGATTCCTCCCACCCAGGATTAGGAGGTTGCGCTCTTCATGATCCGCTTGCAGTCGGGGTTGCCATCGATTCTGATTTTGTGAGTACAGAATCGATGAACATCAAGGTGGTGACCGAAGGCGAAGAGACGGGCCGAACGATCGGTCAGCCTGATAGCGAATCTCGTATCCGCGTTTGCACGGACGTGGATGCAGCTCGGTTCGTGAAACACTTTTTGGAACGGGTAATTCGAAGCTAG
- a CDS encoding WXG100 family type VII secretion target gives MSQIRVTPSELKDVARQYDNESQQVTDIIGRLDKMRDHLTGIWEGSSSEAFVGQYEELKPSFLDMARLLNEVSQQLHKSAQILEDTDNQIASQIRG, from the coding sequence ATGTCACAAATTCGCGTAACACCTTCAGAGCTGAAAGATGTAGCAAGACAATATGATAATGAGAGCCAACAGGTAACGGATATCATTGGTCGTTTAGATAAAATGAGAGATCATTTAACGGGTATTTGGGAAGGTTCTTCCAGTGAGGCTTTCGTCGGGCAATATGAGGAATTGAAACCTTCATTCTTGGATATGGCCCGATTGTTGAATGAAGTTTCTCAACAATTGCACAAATCAGCGCAAATCCTTGAGGACACAGATAACCAGATTGCTAGTCAAATTCGCGGATAA
- a CDS encoding quaternary amine ABC transporter ATP-binding protein yields the protein MKPYVEVRNVSKIFGKSPKAATDLLIKGKSKKEILKETGQTVGVNNVNFEIYPGEIFVIMGLSGSGKSTLIRMFNRLIDPTLGEILIGGEDIVKMNAARLREVRQKKISMVFQNFALFPHKTILENAEFGLEIQKVDPAKRHDKAMKALEAVGLKGYENQLPSQLSGGMQQRVGLARALASDTDVLLMDEAFSALDPLIRKDMQDELVEIQDQYKKTIIFITHDLDEALRIGDRIALMKDGSVIQLGTPEQIMMNPANEFVEKFVEDVDLSKVLTASHVMIRPEKISVDRGPRVALEIMRKQGYSSIFVVDRKQKLLGAVTAEQARQAMSNNQSISEVMTTDIPTVKEDELLGNLMDVMATSSLPISVIDDEKRIKGILLRGAVIGALAGNKDSLNEMESE from the coding sequence ATGAAGCCATATGTAGAAGTCAGAAATGTCTCGAAAATTTTTGGGAAATCTCCAAAAGCAGCAACAGATTTATTGATTAAAGGCAAATCCAAAAAAGAAATCCTGAAAGAAACGGGACAGACTGTCGGCGTTAATAACGTGAATTTCGAGATTTATCCTGGCGAAATTTTTGTCATCATGGGTTTATCCGGTAGTGGTAAATCGACGTTGATTCGTATGTTCAATCGTTTAATCGATCCTACCCTTGGTGAAATATTGATTGGGGGAGAAGATATCGTAAAGATGAACGCCGCCCGCTTAAGGGAAGTCAGGCAAAAGAAAATAAGCATGGTGTTTCAAAACTTTGCTTTATTCCCGCATAAAACGATATTGGAAAACGCGGAATTCGGGCTCGAAATCCAAAAGGTCGATCCGGCAAAACGTCATGATAAAGCGATGAAGGCACTTGAGGCGGTTGGATTGAAGGGCTATGAAAATCAGCTTCCTTCCCAGCTTAGCGGCGGAATGCAGCAAAGGGTCGGATTAGCTCGTGCGCTAGCAAGTGACACGGACGTATTATTGATGGATGAAGCCTTTAGCGCCCTTGATCCATTGATACGTAAGGATATGCAGGATGAGCTGGTTGAAATTCAGGATCAGTATAAAAAAACGATCATTTTCATTACCCATGATCTTGATGAAGCGTTGCGAATCGGCGATAGGATCGCTCTTATGAAGGATGGAAGCGTGATTCAGCTGGGAACACCAGAACAAATCATGATGAATCCAGCCAATGAATTTGTCGAGAAGTTCGTTGAAGATGTTGATTTATCAAAAGTATTGACAGCTTCTCATGTGATGATCCGTCCAGAAAAAATCTCAGTTGACAGAGGTCCGAGGGTTGCCTTGGAAATCATGCGTAAACAGGGGTATTCCAGCATTTTCGTTGTGGATAGGAAGCAGAAATTATTGGGAGCGGTGACTGCTGAACAGGCTCGTCAGGCAATGAGCAATAATCAATCGATTTCTGAAGTGATGACAACGGATATCCCAACCGTAAAAGAGGATGAATTACTTGGAAACCTAATGGACGTGATGGCAACGTCAAGCTTGCCCATCTCAGTCATTGACGATGAGAAAAGAATTAAAGGGATTCTGCTCCGCGGTGCCGTAATCGGTGCCTTGGCAGGAAATAAAGATTCCTTGAATGAAATGGAGAGTGAATAA
- a CDS encoding EsaB/YukD family protein: MYIQLTIDLKRYTGEVFDLQVSDYRSIKMVVEIVWQLKQIASTPKEGYWVRVQNKEFVCSGYDTLLDSGITTGDRLEIL; the protein is encoded by the coding sequence ATATATATTCAATTAACGATCGATTTAAAGAGGTATACGGGGGAAGTTTTCGATTTGCAAGTGTCGGATTACCGATCCATCAAGATGGTAGTGGAAATAGTATGGCAGCTAAAGCAGATTGCCAGTACACCTAAAGAGGGCTATTGGGTACGGGTCCAGAATAAAGAGTTCGTATGTTCAGGCTATGATACCTTGCTTGATAGCGGGATTACGACTGGGGACCGCCTTGAGATCCTCTAA
- a CDS encoding glycine betaine ABC transporter substrate-binding protein, translated as MNMPKIPLGAWVDSLVDWITIVFAGLFTLITNVIEGLLNILVDVMSAGPSIVLILVLTLLVTYTSRWPLGIFTLISLLLIDNLGYWESSIQTLAIVLLSGFLTILIGIPIGIWCAQNNTVRKIVTPILDFMQTMPAFVYLIPSILFFGIGVVPGIIASFIFAIAPTIRMTNLGIQEVPNDLIEASDAFGSTSGQKLIKVQIPLATPTIMAGVNQSIMLALSMVVTASLVGAPGLGADVYRAVSQINVGQGFEAGLSIVIIAIILDRITQNLRKPAYEHIVSRKIIVIVLAILVVATALFSTFAKDTGVKGDENSFAAKANYEIIGIEPGAGIMKQTKTAISDYKLDDWKLVEGSSAAMVAELKKAIDKKEPIVVTGWTPHWMFSKYDLKYLEDPKEAYGGAENINSIARKGLEQDAPGAYKILDQFSWETKDMENVMVNVAEGMTPSEAADKWIKEHQDKVSKWTKDAVPGNGKKIKLVYVAWDTEIASTNVIGKVLEKNGYDVTLSQVEVGPMFAGVANGSADAMVAAWLPSTHKEYYDKYKADLVDLGPNLTGTKNGLVVPDYVEIDSIEDLK; from the coding sequence ATGAATATGCCGAAAATCCCATTAGGAGCTTGGGTCGATTCTTTAGTGGATTGGATAACTATTGTATTTGCTGGATTATTTACACTGATTACGAATGTGATTGAAGGACTATTGAATATACTTGTCGACGTAATGAGTGCAGGACCATCCATCGTGTTGATTTTAGTGCTGACCCTTCTGGTTACTTATACAAGCAGATGGCCATTAGGAATCTTTACACTTATCAGCTTACTATTGATTGATAACCTTGGTTATTGGGAATCAAGCATCCAAACACTGGCTATCGTCCTATTGTCAGGTTTCCTAACGATACTGATCGGGATACCGATTGGAATATGGTGCGCCCAAAATAATACGGTGCGCAAAATCGTTACCCCGATTTTGGACTTCATGCAAACGATGCCTGCATTCGTTTACTTGATCCCTTCGATATTATTCTTTGGGATAGGGGTAGTGCCGGGGATCATTGCGTCATTCATTTTCGCAATCGCACCGACCATCCGGATGACCAATCTAGGGATCCAGGAAGTGCCCAATGATTTAATCGAAGCATCGGATGCATTTGGCTCGACTAGCGGCCAGAAGCTAATCAAGGTACAAATACCTTTGGCCACTCCGACGATCATGGCAGGGGTCAACCAAAGCATCATGCTTGCATTATCCATGGTTGTTACAGCTTCATTGGTTGGTGCACCAGGACTTGGGGCAGATGTTTACCGCGCTGTCAGCCAAATAAATGTAGGACAAGGATTCGAAGCAGGACTATCCATCGTCATCATAGCAATCATTCTTGATCGTATTACGCAAAATCTTCGTAAGCCGGCTTACGAGCACATCGTTAGCAGAAAAATCATTGTAATCGTTCTTGCGATCCTCGTGGTTGCTACTGCACTATTCAGTACGTTTGCAAAAGACACGGGTGTGAAAGGCGATGAGAACAGTTTTGCTGCCAAAGCCAACTATGAAATCATCGGAATCGAACCTGGAGCAGGAATCATGAAGCAAACAAAAACCGCTATTTCCGATTATAAGCTGGATGATTGGAAGCTTGTGGAAGGATCTTCAGCTGCAATGGTAGCTGAATTGAAAAAGGCAATCGATAAAAAAGAACCAATCGTCGTTACAGGCTGGACACCGCATTGGATGTTCTCGAAATATGACTTGAAATATCTCGAAGATCCGAAGGAAGCATACGGCGGAGCTGAAAATATCAATTCGATCGCCAGGAAAGGTCTTGAACAGGATGCGCCAGGGGCCTATAAAATTCTTGATCAATTCTCCTGGGAAACGAAAGATATGGAAAATGTAATGGTTAATGTTGCAGAAGGAATGACTCCCTCAGAGGCAGCAGATAAATGGATAAAAGAGCATCAGGACAAGGTATCCAAATGGACCAAGGATGCTGTGCCAGGAAATGGTAAAAAAATCAAATTGGTTTATGTTGCCTGGGATACTGAAATTGCCAGCACGAACGTAATCGGCAAGGTATTGGAGAAAAACGGGTATGACGTAACATTAAGCCAAGTTGAGGTGGGACCAATGTTCGCAGGCGTGGCAAACGGAAGTGCCGATGCCATGGTGGCTGCGTGGCTCCCTAGTACACATAAGGAATACTATGATAAGTACAAAGCCGATTTGGTCGACCTTGGACCAAACTTAACTGGAACGAAAAATGGTCTGGTCGTACCTGATTATGTAGAAATCGATTCGATTGAAGACTTAAAATGA